A section of the Hevea brasiliensis isolate MT/VB/25A 57/8 chromosome 17, ASM3005281v1, whole genome shotgun sequence genome encodes:
- the LOC110646496 gene encoding cytochrome P450 71A1, translated as METVALLHQWCQEFAKTVPFNPLLIASLLLLSFIYLFRFNRTRKLKLPPSPPKLPIIGNLHQLGALPYRSLKTLSDKYGPLMLVHLGKVPTLVVSTAEMAHEITKNHDVAFADRPKTSAGDALFFGCQNLAFCPYGEYWRQVKKVCVLELLSQKRVQYFEFVRKEETAKLVEKLRYACAVGSPVDLSEMLVTISNNIVSRSALGTVYDNESGHQSSSGDLVRGAIDLVGSFSFKDSFPYLGWLDVLTGFTGKVKKASKELHGFLDQVIEEHQVSKSQDKAEDRKDIVDILLQLEKNGMLTVDFTRESMKAVLMDMFIGGTDTTATTMDWTMAELMKNPRIMKKAQEEVRRVVGNKSKVEESDLDQMTYLKCIVKETLRHHVSGMIPRQTTATTKLEGYDIPPNTRVLINAWGIQRDPGLWEKPDDFIPERFIDNPADFKGQHKEYIPFGSGRRLCPGISYALKEVEYVLANLLFLFDWKLPDGQKHEDLDMSEVFYLVIRKKVPLMVVPSVH; from the exons ATGGAAACAGTAGCATTGTTGCATCAATGGTGCCAAGAGTTTGCCAAAACTGTTCCATTCAATCCTCTGCTCATTGCCTCTCTTCTCCTTTTATCATTTATTTATCTGTTTAGGTTCAATAGAACTCGCAAACTCAAATTACCTCCATCACCCCCAAAGCTACCAATCATTGGAAACCTTCACCAACTAGGCGCTCTCCCCTATCGATCCCTCAAAACCCTCTCCGACAAATATGGCCCTCTTATGCTTGTGCATTTGGGCAAAGTTCCAACTCTTGTAGTTTCAACTGCAGAGATGGCTCATGAAATCACCAAAAATCATGATGTTGCTTTTGCAGATAGACCGAAGACCAGCGCCGGAGATGCTTTGTTCTTTGGGTGCCAAAACCTCGCATTTTGTCCCTATGGTGAATATTGGAGACAGGTGAAGAAGGTGTGCGTTCTTGAACTCTTGAGCCAGAAAAGGGTGCAATACTTTGAGTTTGTGAGAAAAGAAGAAACTGCTAAGCTGGTTGAGAAGTTGCGCTATGCATGCGCTGTAGGATCTCCAGTTGATCTGAGTGAGATGCTTGTTACTATCTCCAACAACATCGTATCAAGATCAGCTCTTGGTACAGTATATGATAATGAAAGTGGTCATCAGAGCAGTTCAGGGGATTTGGTTAGGGGAGCAATAGACCTTGTGGGAAGTTTCAGCTTTAAAGATTCTTTTCCCTATTTGGGATGGCTCGATGTTCTAACAGGCTTCACCGGGAAGGTGAAAAAGGCTTCCAAAGAATTGCATGGTTTCCTTGATCAAGTGATTGAAGAACATCAAGTATCAAAAAGCCAGGACAAGGCTGAAGATAGGAAAGACATTGTGGATATTCTTCTCCAACTTGAAAAGAATGGCATGCTTACCGTTGATTTCACTCGTGAAAGCATGAAAGCTGTCCTAATG GACATGTTTATTGGGGGAACTGATACTACTGCAACAACCATGGATTGGACGATGGCAGAGCTGATGAAAAACCCACGCATAATGAAGAAAGCCCAAGAAGAGGTAAGAAGAGTGGTAGGAAACAAATCGAAAGTAGAAGAATCCGATCTTGATCAGATGACCTACCTAAAATGCATAGTGAAAGAGACACTGAGGCATCATGTTTCGGGAATGATTCCAAGACAAACAACTGCGACCACAAAGCTGGAAGGGTATGATATTCCACCCAATACGAGAGTGTTGATCAACGCATGGGGAATTCAAAGGGATCCAGGATTATGGGAAAAGCCTGATGATTTTATCCCTGAGAGGTTTATTGACAATCCAGCAGATTTCAAGGGACAACACAAAGAGTACATTCCGTTTGGTTCCGGGAGAAGGCTTTGCCCTGGAATATCCTATGCGCTTAAAGAAGTTGAATATGTGTTGGCTAATCTCCTCTTCTTGTTCGATTGGAAGTTGCCTGATGGACAAAAACACGAGGACCTGGACATGAGCGAGGTCTTCTATCTGGTCATTCGTAAGAAAGTTCCTCTCATGGTTGTGCCGTCCGTGCATTAA